A single Vigna radiata var. radiata cultivar VC1973A chromosome 8, Vradiata_ver6, whole genome shotgun sequence DNA region contains:
- the LOC106772173 gene encoding ETO1-like protein 1, producing the protein MRTFFTAESCKEAHPNALNPQSWLQVERGKLSKLSSKSSSSSIESLIKVPQPPILPFFKPVDYVKVLAQIHEELELCSPQEQSNLFLLQYQVFRGMRDVKLMRRSLRSAWQRANTVHEKIIFGAWLKYEKQGEELVAQLLTASGKCEREFEPIDVESHISFDKVIISQDRVSMNDGNQTPQYVIFTIGDEKIVCDRQKISELSAPFHAMLKGCFRESLSETVDLSENNISPSGMRAINYFSLTGSLLDVPQNLLVEISVFANKYCCERLKLACDRKLASLVSSREDALELMEYAVDQNSSVLGASCLQVLLRDIPNCLSDKRVVELFIHANRKELEVMVGPGIFALFCFLSEVSMNLSSSSDTTAHFLERLVDFAENDIQRMLAFHELGCVRLSRKEYDEAYGLFERAANAGHIYSVAGLARLDSIKGEKLLPYQKISSVICSGTPLGWMYQERSLYCDGDVRWKDLEKATELDPTLVYPYMYRSATLMRTENVEGALSEINRILGFKLSLECLELRFFIYLALEDYKAALRDVQAILTLCPSYKMFEGRVAASQLCTLVREHVEHWTTADCWARLYDCWSAVDDIESLSVIYQMLESDAPKGVLYFRQSLLLLRLSCPEAAMRSLQLAWEQASSEHERLVYEGWILYDSGHYEEGLQKAEESIAIKRSFEAYFLKAYALADSSVDSSCSSTVISLLEDALKCPSDNLRKGQALNNLGSVYVDCGKLDAAEECYVKALKIQHTRAHQGLARVHFLRNDKAAALKEMTNLIERARNNASAYEKRSEYGDRELTKADLEMVTRLDPLRVYPYRYRAAVLMDNHKEEEAIAELSRAIAFKADLHLLHLRAAFHEHKGDVLSALRDCRAALSVDPNHQKMLELHYRVNSHEP; encoded by the exons ATGAGGACTTTTTTCACTGCGGAATCATGTAAAGAAGCGCATCCTAATGCTTTAAACCCACAATCCTGGCTCCAAGTTGAAAGAGGCAAGCTTTCCAAGTTGTCATCGAAGTCCTCATCTTCATCAAT AGAATCTCTAATCAAGGTCCCACAGCCACCTATACTCCCATTCTTCAAGCCTGTTGATTATGTGAAAGTTTTAGCTCAAATTCATGAAGAACTTGAGCTCTGCTCTCCGCAGGAGCAGTCAAATCTGTTTTTGTTACAGTACCAGGTCTTTAGGGGCATGAGGGATGTTAAACTGATGCGAAGAAGCCTCCGGTCAGCTTGGCAAAGAGCAAACACTGTTCATGAGAAGATTATATTTGGAGCATGGCTGAAGTATGAGAAGCAAGGGGAAGAATTAGTTGCTCAATTGCTAACAGCTTCTGGTAAATGTGAAAGGGAATTTGAACCCATTGATGTAGAATctcatatttcttttgacaaagTTATAATTTCCCAGGATAGAGTTTCCATGAATGATGGGAACCAAACTCCACAGTATGTAATCTTTACAATCGGAGATGAGAAGATAGTCTGTGATAGACAAAAAATTTCTGAACTTTCAGCACCATTTCATGCAATGCTAAAGGGGTGTTTCAGGGAATCGCTTTCTGAGACCGTCGATTTGTCTGAAAACAACATCTCTCCTTCAGGTATGAGGGCAATAAACTATTTTAGCTTGACTGGCAGTTTGCTTGATGTCCCTCAGAATCTTTTGGTCGAGATATCAGTTTTTGCAAACAAGTATTGTTGCGAAAGACTAAAACTGGCTTGTGATAGAAAACTTGCATCCTTAGTTTCCTCCAGAGAAGATGCACTGGAACTCATGGAATATGCTGTGGACCAGAATTCATCTGTGCTTGGGGCTTCTTGTTTACAAGTGCTTTTACGCGATATTCCCAACTGCCTGAGTGACAAAAGGGTTGTGGAGTTATTTATTCATGCTAACAGGAAGGAGTTGGAAGTCATGGTTGGGCCTGGTATATTTgcacttttttgtttcttaagcGAAGTTTCTATGAACCTTAGTTCTAGTTCAGACACAACAGCTCATTTCCTGGAACGGTTGGTTGATTTTGCTGAAAATGACATACAGAGAATGCTGGCATTTCATGAATTGGGATGCGTAAGGCTTTCAAGGAAAGAATATGATGAAGCCTATGGTCTTTTTGAGAGGGCTGCAAATGCAGGCCATATTTATTCCGTTGCAGGTTTAGCTAGACTGGATTCTATAAAGGGTGAGAAGCTTTTACCCTATCAGAAGATAAGTTCAGTCATTTGTTCTGGTACTCCTCTTGGATGGATGTACCAGGAAAGATCACTGTACTGTGATGGTGATGTGAGGTGGAAAGACCTTGAGAAAGCAACTGAACTGGACCCGACTCTTGTATATCCCTACATGTATAGGTCTGCCACTTTAATGAGGACAGAAAATGTTGAAGGTGCATTGTCTGAAATCAACCGGATTCTTGGCTTCAAACTTTCATTAGAATGTTTGGAACTACGGTTTTTCATCTATCTGGCCCTTGAGGACTACAAAGCGGCGCTCCGAGATGTTCAAGCAATTCTTACCCTGTGTCCATCTTATAAAATGTTTGAAGGCCGTGTAGCTGCATCTCAGCTCTGTACTCTTGTGCGTGAGCATGTTGAACATTGGACAACTGCAGATTGTTGGGCACGATTATATGACTGTTGGTCTGCCGTTGATGATATTGAGTCTCTTTCTGTCATCTACCAGATGCTTGAATCTGATGCTCCCAAAGGTGTTCTATACTTCAGACAGTCGTTGCTTCTCCTTAG GCTAAGCTGTCCTGAGGCAGCGATGAGGAGTTTACAGTTAGCTTGGGAACAGGCATCAAGTGAGCATGAAAGGCTTGTGTATGAAGGGTGGATCCTGTATGATTCAGGACATTATGAAGAAGGGCTCCAAAAAGCTGAAGAGTCTATTGCTATTAAAAGGTCTTTTGAGGCCTACTTCCTAAAAGCCTATGCATTGGCTGACTCTAGTGTTGATTCATCATGTTCTTCAACTGTCATTTCACTTCTGGAAGATGCCTTGAAGTGTCCTTCGGATAATCTGCGCAAGGGTCAG GCTCTGAACAATCTTGGAAGTGTTTATGTTGATTGCGGGAAACTAGACGCAGCAGAAGAATGCTATGTGAAGGCCCTTAAAATCCAGCACACGCGAGCCCATCAGGGTCTTGCTCGTgttcattttctcagaaatgaCAAGGCTGCTGCTTTGAAGGAAATGACCAATCTTATTGAGAGGGCAAGAAACAATGCTTCAGCTTACGAGAAGAGGTCTGAGTATGGTGATCGTGAACTCACAAAGGCTGATCTGGAGATGGTCACTAGATTAGATCCTCTTCGGGTGTATCCTTATAGATATCGAGCAGCAG TTTTGATGGACAACCACAAGGAAGAGGAAGCCATTGCTGAACTCTCCAGAGCAATTGCATTTAAAGCTGAtttgcatctgttgcatcttCGTGCAGCATTTCATGAACACAAGGGAGATGTCTTAAGTGCATTGAGAGATTGTCGTGCTGCACTCTCTGTTGACCCAAATCATCAGAAAATGTTGGAACTTCACTATCGTGTTAATAGTCACGAGCCATGA